Proteins from a single region of Aythya fuligula isolate bAytFul2 chromosome 3, bAytFul2.pri, whole genome shotgun sequence:
- the LOC116487747 gene encoding L-threonine 3-dehydrogenase, mitochondrial translates to MPIVKTVSRAVSQLLQSSGCGCGISIVPVRCIGVSPRQVASDASFHSVSFSESDHPRVLITGGLGQLGVGLAKLLRKQFGKNNVILSDIRKPADHVFHSGPFIYSDILDYKNLREIVVNNRITWLFHYSALLSAVGEANVPLARAVNITGLHNVLDIAAEHNLRLFVPSTIGAFGPTSPRDPTPDLCIQRPRTIYGVSKVHAELMGEYYHYRYGLDFRCLRYPGIISADSQPGGGTTDYAVQIFHDAIKTGKFQCNLKPDTRLPMMYIDDCLKATLEVMEAPAEALTMRTYNISAMSFTPEELAQEVQKHIPELQVTYNVDEVRQAIADSWPMNFDDSNARRDWGWKHDYDLPELVSTMFSFLGSDSRIAQAN, encoded by the exons ATGCCAATTGTCAAAACCGTGAGCAGAGCTGTCAGCCAGCTGCTACAAAGCTCTGGTTGTGGGTGTGGGATTTCCATCGTGCCCGTGCGATGCATCGGCGTCTCGCCCCGCCAGGTGGCCTCTGATGCTAGCTTTCACTCCGTTTCGTTTTCGGAGTCTGATCATCCCCGGGTGCTAATTACAG gTGGTCTTGGCCAGCTTGGAGTGGGACTCGCTAAGCTTCTGAG GAaacaatttggaaagaacaatGTGATCTTGTCTGACATTAGAAAGCCTGCGGATCATGTTTTTCATAGTG gcCCTTTTATCTACTCAGACATCTTGGACTACAAGAATCTGCGTGAGATAGTGGTGAACAATCGCATAACTTGGCTGTTCCACTATAGCgctctgctcagtgctgttGGAGAAGCAAATGTCCCTCTAGCCAGAGCTGTAAATATTACTG GTTTACACAATGTTCTGGATATTGCGGCTGAGCACAATTTGCGACTCTTTGTTCCAAGCACTATTGGAGCCTTTGGGCCCACCTCTCCTCGAGATCCAACTCCTGATCTCTGCATTCAGAGGCCAAGGACGATCTATGGCGTCTCCAAGGTTCACGCTGAGCTCATGGGAGAA TACTACCATTACCGATACGGGCTAGACTTCCGCTGCCTGAGGTACCCAGGAATTATCTCTGCTGACTCTCAGCCCGGAGGGGGAACAACTG ATTACGCTGTCCAGATTTTCCATGATGCCATAAAGACCGGCAAATTTCAGTGCAACCTAAAGCCAGACACCCGTCTCCCTATGATGTATATTGATGACTGCCTGAAAGCAACTCTAGAGGTTATGGAGGCCCCTGCAGAGGCGCTGACCATGAGGACGTACAACATCAGTGCCATGAGCTTCACCCCTGAAGAGCTGGCACAAGAGGTGCAGAAGCACATTCCTGAGCTTCAGGTGACCTACAACGTGGATGAAGTCAGGCAGGCCATAG CTGACAGCTGGCCAATGAACTTTGATGACAGCAATGCCCGGAGGGACTGGGGATGGAAACATGATTATGACCTCCCTGAGTTGGTGTCTACGATGTTTAGCTTCCTTGGGTCTGATTCCAGGATTGCTCAAgctaactga